One Rhea pennata isolate bPtePen1 chromosome 3, bPtePen1.pri, whole genome shotgun sequence DNA segment encodes these proteins:
- the SERTAD4 gene encoding SERTA domain-containing protein 4, whose translation MTLVLPMHRLGAPIAAEGAAELAACRALWEPPCCGRPAPGPAPGPAPGPAPAAAAAGSHYRGISNPATTSKITYFKRKYVEEEDFQPPLSSCTHKTISVFEERAHILYMSLEKLKFIDDPEVYLRRSVLINNLMKRIHGEIVMQNSWCFSACSFSGASPQEWFVPQDCPYRKRLRMAKEEYEKFHACCFYQECGSHYLNLPYSVNASTENTSSSSSSSSSSSSSPPAMSLPSCSQQVDYDFGGGPAYRSDDQIPANEIFLTNAGSHGDQDRAKFNDEKGGNEPKRDSVALNCEPVRGTHALECKGKCYDYFETGCNDKSNVSESWKKSLRKKEPLPSNKMCCSKGSKI comes from the exons ATGACCCTGGTGCTGCCCATGCACCGGCTGGGCGCCCCCATCGCCGCCGAGGGAGCCGCCGAGCTCGCCGCCTGCCGCGCCCTCTGGGAGCCGCCGTGctgcggccgccccgctcccggccccgctcccggccccgctcccggccccgctcccgccgcagccgccgcag GATCGCATTACAGGGGAATTTCAAATCCTGCAACAACATCCAAGATCACatactttaaaaggaaatatgtgGAAGAAGAGGATTTTCAGCCGCCGCTCAGCAGCTGCACACATAAA acCATCTCGGTGTTCGAGGAGAGGGCCCATATCCTTTACATGTCTCTGGAAAAGCTGAAGTTCATCGATGACCCCGAAGTCTACCTGCGGAGATCCGTCCTCATAAACAACTTGATGAAGAGGATCCACGGAGAAATCGTCATGCAGAACAGCTGGTGCTTCTCCGCTTGCTCTTTCAGCGGCGCCTCGCCGCAGGAGTGGTTCGTGCCTCAAGACTGCCCCTACAGAAAACGGCTGCGGATGGCCAAGGAGGAGTACGAGAAGTTTCACGCCTGCTGCTTCTATCAAGAGTGCGGCAGTCACTACTTAAATCTACCCTACTCTGTCAATGCTAGCACGGAAAatacttcctcctcctcctcctcttcctcctcctcctcttcctccccccctgCCATGTCTTTGCCAAGCTGTTCCCAGCAGGTGGATTATGACTTTGGCGGTGGCCCTGCGTACAGGAGCGACGACCAGATACCCGCTAACGAAATATTCCTCACTAATGCCGGGTCTCATGGTGATCAGGACAGGGCAAAGTTTAATGATGAGAAAGGAGGTAACGAGCCTAAGCGAGACAGTGTCGCCCTAAACTGTGAACCCGTAAGAGGCACCCATGCCCTCGAATGTAAAGGCAAATGCTATGATTACTTTGAGACTGGATGTAATGACAAGAGCAACGTAAGTGAATCTTGGAAAAAATCCTTAAGGAAAAAGGAACCTTTACCAAGCAACAAAATGTGCTGCAGCAAAGGAAGTAAAATATGA